A DNA window from Betta splendens chromosome 6, fBetSpl5.4, whole genome shotgun sequence contains the following coding sequences:
- the LOC114857519 gene encoding AFG3-like protein 1 yields MSQVLRLFSAAALPFCRAAGARTSLWVTPGLGLSAAGTRSFAAVNVRRTPLNFTSCRRLQTVQRRLYSSEPKDGKGGGGKDWWSRIQKGDFPWDEKDFRYIAVTVAGVSSILLYFYFRDRGREITWKEFVHRYLGRGVVERLEVINKQFVRVTLVPGADTDASYVWFNIGSVDTFERNLEAAQLELGLELSNQATVVYSTESDGSFLLSVVPTLLLFGFLLFTLRRGPLGGGVSGKRGGPFSMGESTAKMMKDNINVKFKDVAGCEEAKVEILEFVNFLKNPQQYQDLGAKIPKGAVLSGPPGTGKTLLAKATAGEANVPFITVNGSEFLEMFVGVGPARVRDMFAMARKNAPCILFIDEIDAVGRKRGGGDFGGHSEQENTLNQLLVEMDGFNTATNVVILAGTNRPDILDPALMRPGRFDRQIYLGPPDIKGRASIFKVHLRPIKLDPNLDRDALARKMAAATPGFTGADIANVCNEAALIAARHLEPSVNSKHFEQAIDRVIGGLEKKTQVLQPTEKKTVAYHEAGHAIVGWFLEHADPLLKVSIIPRGKGLGYAQYLPREQYLYSKEQLFDRMCMMLGGRVAEQVFFGRITTGAQDDLKKVTHSAYAQVVQFGMSEKVGQVSFDLPRQGEMVLEKPYSEATAELIDGEVRELVETAFDRTLQLIKDKKDLVEMVGKRLLEREVLHKADMLELLGPRPYQEKSTYEEFVEGTGSFEEDTSLPEGLRDWNQERGAETEDAKQAT; encoded by the exons ATGTCTCAGGTGCTAAGGCTTTTCTCCGCGGCCGCGCTGCCGTTCTGCCGCGCTGCGGGAGCCCGGACAAGTCTGTGGGTGACGCCAGGACTTGGACTTTCCGCTGCTGGAACCCGGAGCTTCGCTGCTGTG AACGTTCGCCGGACTCCACTTAACTTCACGTCCTGTCGCAGATTGCAGACAGTGCAGAGACGACTGTACTCCTCTGAGCCCAAAG atggaaaaggtggaggaggaaaagactGGTGGAGTCGAATACAGAAG gGCGACTTCCCCTGGGATGAGAAGGATTTTCGCTACATTGCTGTGACTGTGGCCGGCGTCAGTTCAATTCTGCTCTACTTCTACTTCAGAGACAGAGGTAGAGAGATCACCTGGAAGGAATTCGTTCATCGCTACCTGGGCAGAGGCGTG GTGGAGCGGTTGGAGGTGATCAACAAACAGTTTGTTAGAGTGACCCTGGTGCCGGGAGCCGACACTGATGCG AGTTACGTTTGGTTCAACATCGGCAGCGTTGACACCTTTGAGAGGAACCTGGAGGCGGCGCAGTTAGAGCTGGGCCTGGAACTGTCAAACCAAGCCACTGTGGTCTACAGCACAGAGAGCGATGG CTCTTTCCTGCTGAGCGTCGTTCCCACCCTCTTGCTGTTCGGCTTTCTGCTCTTCACCCTGCGACGAGGACCTCTCGGAGGAGGGGTCAGTGGCAAGAGGGGCGGGCCCTTCAGCATGGGCGAATCGACGGCCAAAATGATGAAAGACAACATCAACGTGAAGTTCAAGGATGTGGCCGGCTGCGAGGAGGCCAAAGTAGAAATTTTGGAGTTTGTCAACTTCTTGAAGAACCCGCAGCAGTACCAGGACCTTGGAGCAAAGATCCCCAAG GGTGCTGTGCTGTCCGGTCCCCCTGGGACAGGAAAGACTCTCTTGGCCAAAGCTACAGCTGGAGAGGCCAACGTCCCCTTCATCACTGTAAATGGCTCTGAGTTCCTGGAGATGTTTGTGGGTGTTGGTCCGGCTCGG GTGCGGGATATGTTTGCAATGGCGAGGAAGAACGCACCCTGCATCCTCTTCATTGACGAGATTGATGCtgtggggaggaagagaggagggggggactTTGGTGGTCACAGTGAGCAGGAGAACACgctgaaccagctgctggtggagatgGATG GTTTTAACACGGCCACTAATGTTGTCATCTTGGCTGGAACCAACAGACCCGACATACTGGATCCAGCACTGATGAGACCAGGACGCTTTGACAGACAGATTTACTTAG GTCCTCCAGACATTAAAGGCAGGGCGTCGATCTTTAAAGTTCACCTACGACCAATCAAACTGGACCCAAATCTGGACAGAGATGCTCTTGCCAGGAAGATGGCGGCAGCAACACCTGGGTTCACTG GAGCTGACATTGCTAACGTGTGCAATGAGGCAGCTCTTATCGCTGCCAGACACTTGGAGCCGTCGGTCAACAGTAAACACTTTGAACAGGCGATCGACCGCGTCATCGGAG GTCTGGAGAAGAAGACACAAGTGTTGCAGCCCACAGAGAAGAAGACTGTAGCGTATCATGAAGCTGGTCACGCCATCGTTGGCTGGTTCCTGGAGCACGCTGACCCACTGCTGAAG gtgtcgATCATCCCTCGAGGAAAGGGTCTGGGTTATGCACAGTACCTGCCCAGAGAGCAGTACCTGTACAGCAAAGAGCAGCTGTTCGACAGGATGTGCATGATGCTGGGGGGCCGTGTGGCCGAGCAGGTTTTCTTCGGCCGGATCACCACCGGAGCGCAAGACGACCTGAAGAAGGTCACACACTCAGCCTACGCTCAG GTGGTGCAGTTTGGGATGAGCGAGAAGGTGGGGCAGGTGTCGTTTGACCTTCCCCGGCAGGGTGAGATGGTCCTGGAGAAACCGTACAGTGAGGCGACCGCTGAGCTGATTGACGGGGAAGTTCGAGAACTGGTGGAGACAGCGTTCGATCGAACCCTGCAGCTCATCAAGGACAAGAAGGACCTCGTGGAGATG GTGGGGAAGCGACTCCTGGAGAGGGAGGTCCTGCACAAAGCGGACATGTTGGAGCTTTTGGGCCCGCGGCCGTACCAGGAGAAGTCGACATATGAGGAGTTTGTGGAGGGAACAGGGAGCTTCGAGGAGGATACTAGTCTTCCTGAGGGCCTCCGAGACTGGAACCAGGAGAGAGGGGCTGAGACAGAGGATGCCAAGCAGGCAACGTAG
- the urahb gene encoding 5-hydroxyisourate hydrolase b isoform X2, translated as MTFDTRSICIACWVSVPGQWVCAGMIQLVGLVWELNSQQQRSVHTQMMADSSPLTTHVLNTGDGVPAARMALSLHRLDSNLMIWSLLTVGTTNEDGRCPKIIERKDFIPGMYKLRFETGSYWESLGQTCFYPYVEVVFSIHDLEQKFHLPLLMSRFSYSTYRGS; from the exons ATGACCTTTGACACCAGGTCTATTTGCATTGCATGCTGGGTAAGTGTCCCAGGGCAGTGGGTGTGTGCAGGGATGATACAACtggttggtttggtttgggAGCTGAActcgcagcagcagaggagcgtgCACACACAG ATGATGGCAGACTCCAGCCCTCTGACCACACATGTGCTGAACACCGGGGACGGGGTCCCGGCGGCCAGGATGGCCCTAAGCCTGCACCGGCTCGACTCCAACCTGATGATCTGGAGCCTGCTGACTGTAGG caCAACAAATGAAGATGGACGCTGCCCAAAAATCATCGAGAGAAAAGATTTCATCCCTGGAATGTACAAGCTGAGGTTTGAGACTGGTTCGTACTGGGAGAGTCTGGGTCAGACCTGCTTCTACCCATATGTAGAG GTTGTTTTTAGCATCCATGACCTGGAGCAGAAGTTTCACCTGCCTCTGCTGATGAGCCGCTTCTCCTACAGCACCTACAGAGGAAGCTGA
- the urahb gene encoding 5-hydroxyisourate hydrolase b isoform X1 — protein sequence MTFDTRSICIACWVSVPGQWVCAGMIQLVGLVWELNSQQQRSVHTQQMMADSSPLTTHVLNTGDGVPAARMALSLHRLDSNLMIWSLLTVGTTNEDGRCPKIIERKDFIPGMYKLRFETGSYWESLGQTCFYPYVEVVFSIHDLEQKFHLPLLMSRFSYSTYRGS from the exons ATGACCTTTGACACCAGGTCTATTTGCATTGCATGCTGGGTAAGTGTCCCAGGGCAGTGGGTGTGTGCAGGGATGATACAACtggttggtttggtttgggAGCTGAActcgcagcagcagaggagcgtgCACACACAG CAGATGATGGCAGACTCCAGCCCTCTGACCACACATGTGCTGAACACCGGGGACGGGGTCCCGGCGGCCAGGATGGCCCTAAGCCTGCACCGGCTCGACTCCAACCTGATGATCTGGAGCCTGCTGACTGTAGG caCAACAAATGAAGATGGACGCTGCCCAAAAATCATCGAGAGAAAAGATTTCATCCCTGGAATGTACAAGCTGAGGTTTGAGACTGGTTCGTACTGGGAGAGTCTGGGTCAGACCTGCTTCTACCCATATGTAGAG GTTGTTTTTAGCATCCATGACCTGGAGCAGAAGTTTCACCTGCCTCTGCTGATGAGCCGCTTCTCCTACAGCACCTACAGAGGAAGCTGA